A stretch of Mucilaginibacter terrae DNA encodes these proteins:
- a CDS encoding helix-turn-helix domain-containing protein, producing the protein MIKRVLRHTFSLLNTDHVKLGAKWNYKNVISPYHRIYYIDEGDGEISDVENKHRLEPGYLYIIPSFTLCNLTCKNYLSQYFVQFFEESSDGVSLFANNRSVFKVKAQEIDIINFQRLIVINPGRGINRSDNPKVYEKNIYYREYQELNNQQNIADFLETQGLLLQLVSRFATPSVFKQKEVKYIPVKILESISFISVNLHIPLSVTFLAERANLNSEYFSRLFQEYTGTRPLAYINEKRIERAQYLMVTNTASYSEIAEQTGFESQSHFSRTFKSITGLSPRAYKQQIYSTSS; encoded by the coding sequence ATGATTAAGCGCGTATTACGCCACACCTTTTCATTGCTGAATACAGACCATGTTAAGCTGGGTGCTAAATGGAATTATAAAAACGTTATAAGCCCTTATCATCGTATTTATTACATTGATGAAGGGGACGGAGAGATATCAGACGTGGAAAACAAACACAGGCTTGAGCCCGGCTATCTGTACATTATTCCCAGTTTTACGTTATGTAATTTAACTTGCAAAAATTACCTCAGTCAATATTTTGTGCAGTTTTTTGAAGAATCATCAGACGGTGTGTCTTTGTTTGCCAATAACCGGTCGGTTTTTAAAGTAAAGGCACAGGAGATCGATATTATAAATTTTCAACGCCTTATAGTGATCAATCCGGGAAGGGGTATTAACCGGTCTGATAACCCTAAGGTGTATGAGAAAAATATCTATTATCGCGAATACCAGGAATTGAACAATCAGCAAAACATAGCCGATTTTTTAGAAACACAAGGCTTGTTATTGCAATTGGTATCGAGGTTTGCAACACCCAGCGTTTTTAAACAAAAGGAGGTTAAGTATATACCGGTTAAAATTCTCGAATCAATTAGTTTCATCAGTGTTAACCTGCACATACCATTATCTGTAACCTTTCTTGCCGAAAGAGCCAACCTGAACTCTGAATATTTTTCGCGCTTATTTCAGGAATATACCGGTACACGCCCCCTGGCTTATATTAACGAAAAACGGATAGAACGGGCACAATATTTAATGGTAACCAATACGGCCAGCTATTCAGAAATTGCCGAACAAACCGGCTTCGAAAGCCAATCTCATTTTTCCCGTACATTTAAAAGTATTACTGGTTTATCGCCAAGGGCTTACAAACAGCAAATTTACTCTACAAGTAGTTAG
- a CDS encoding SusC/RagA family TonB-linked outer membrane protein: MNLNLLNLNIWRKKYFRQSLSHAFVLVVATGTTYANSTSNTPETVTRPSTLNLSRVFEGPVAMAIKVTGKVTDVNGQGLPGVTVNVKGTNISAATDNQGNYAINVPDSNSVLVFTFMGFSASEMPVNGQTIINVQLKEANKDLQEVVVVGFGTQKKVNLTGSVATVNSAQLENRPITQTSQALSGLAPGVQVVQGSSRPGADGASITIRGIGSFGAGRSPLVLIDGIAGSIDDVAPDNIGSISVLKDAASAAIYGNRGANGVILIQTKRGKAGATQIAYNNYFGWEKVTELPKFVNSATYAQLTGATADVVAKYAAGNDPDNYPNVYHLKDLLNSGSGFQQYHNVSFSGGEGRHTYLFSTSYRDLNGITAETSNKRYDILANIDSRLTDKLTLKTSITGFARNEYQPQASYGGIGQIIGYAVREPNTIAGRKSDGAYGHQDNYSPEGWLDSQGFSNYKAKNFYGNTMLTWDILKGLSLSGTAGYHYYNGFGRTYTADLQLDRNLYVGPNSLSNNYTEGYEVTLNSILKYTRSFKDHNFNLLLVYQQEEHRDDSFNASRDRFPNNLLYQLDLGSTANQQNGGSANEYALQSYIGRLNYDYKGKYLLELDANYNGSSRFAPGNRFGFFPGVSAGWVISEESFVKNKLNWIDLLKIRASHGSLGNGNISNYPYQFVINTSPRYTFGGALVTGAAVTNASNADIKWETTTTTDLGLDFGFWKGKLTGTIGVYNRTAKDILYNVPVSNTLGLGAPTINAGSLRNRGLEANLTFNMKKGDFLLSVSPNFSYNKQKVTEIAGNIQRVIPNFFVGQPMNPIYGYVADGIFRDASDVSSYPAQPTPGQPGVIRFKDISGPNGVPDGKVDATYDRTIIGYKNPTTSYGLQINSGYKGFDFSALFSGLGGYTEQMGSYMAFAYYNGGNIQQWQADNAWTPANPDPNAQYPRITSLGQGSANVQTNSFWNRSGTFLRLKNLQIGYTLSPSLTQKLHLSKLRIFAGGQNLFKWDKFYTGWDPENMQGSGDQPNYYPITAIYTFGFNVKL; the protein is encoded by the coding sequence ATGAACTTAAATTTACTAAACCTCAATATTTGGCGTAAAAAATATTTCAGGCAAAGTTTAAGCCACGCTTTTGTATTAGTGGTGGCTACAGGAACTACTTATGCTAATTCTACAAGCAATACACCTGAAACCGTTACACGTCCATCTACCTTAAATTTATCACGTGTTTTTGAAGGTCCTGTTGCCATGGCAATTAAGGTTACCGGTAAGGTAACCGATGTAAACGGACAGGGTTTACCTGGAGTAACCGTTAATGTTAAAGGAACTAATATTAGCGCCGCAACCGATAATCAGGGTAATTATGCCATTAATGTGCCTGATAGCAATAGCGTTCTTGTTTTTACCTTCATGGGTTTTTCGGCCAGCGAAATGCCTGTTAATGGCCAAACCATTATTAACGTTCAATTAAAAGAAGCTAATAAAGACCTGCAAGAGGTTGTTGTAGTGGGCTTTGGTACGCAAAAGAAAGTAAACCTTACAGGTTCTGTTGCTACAGTTAATTCGGCACAGTTAGAAAACCGCCCTATTACACAAACATCACAGGCATTATCGGGCCTTGCGCCGGGTGTGCAGGTAGTGCAGGGCAGCAGCCGCCCGGGTGCTGATGGCGCTTCTATCACTATCAGGGGTATCGGGTCTTTTGGTGCCGGCCGGTCGCCGCTGGTTTTAATTGACGGTATAGCCGGCTCTATTGACGATGTAGCGCCTGATAACATAGGCAGCATAAGTGTGTTGAAAGATGCCGCATCGGCCGCTATTTATGGTAACCGCGGTGCAAACGGCGTTATCTTAATTCAAACCAAACGTGGTAAAGCTGGTGCTACCCAAATAGCCTACAATAACTATTTTGGATGGGAAAAAGTAACCGAGTTGCCAAAATTCGTAAACTCGGCAACTTATGCGCAGCTCACAGGTGCTACTGCCGATGTGGTGGCTAAGTATGCAGCCGGTAATGATCCTGATAACTACCCCAACGTTTATCACTTAAAAGACCTGTTGAATTCAGGTTCTGGTTTTCAGCAGTACCACAACGTGAGCTTTTCGGGCGGAGAGGGTAGGCATACTTACTTGTTTTCTACCAGTTACCGTGACCTTAACGGTATTACTGCCGAAACGAGTAACAAGCGTTACGATATATTGGCCAACATAGACAGCCGTTTGACCGATAAATTAACCTTGAAGACCAGCATCACTGGCTTTGCCCGAAATGAGTATCAGCCGCAGGCAAGCTACGGAGGTATAGGGCAGATCATTGGTTACGCAGTACGCGAACCTAATACGATTGCCGGCAGGAAATCAGACGGTGCCTACGGTCACCAGGATAATTATTCGCCCGAGGGATGGTTAGATAGCCAAGGTTTTAGCAATTACAAAGCAAAAAACTTTTACGGTAACACCATGCTCACCTGGGATATATTGAAAGGGTTGAGTTTAAGCGGTACAGCCGGTTACCATTACTATAACGGTTTTGGCAGGACTTACACCGCCGATCTGCAGTTAGACAGAAACTTATATGTTGGTCCTAACAGCTTAAGTAATAATTATACAGAAGGTTATGAAGTAACCTTGAACAGTATCTTAAAATATACCCGTTCTTTTAAAGATCATAACTTTAATTTACTGTTAGTATACCAGCAGGAAGAGCATCGTGATGATAGTTTTAATGCTTCGCGCGATCGTTTTCCAAACAACCTGCTTTACCAGCTCGATCTTGGCTCAACCGCTAATCAGCAAAACGGAGGTTCGGCAAACGAATATGCTTTACAATCTTACATAGGTCGTTTAAACTACGATTATAAAGGCAAATACCTGCTTGAGTTAGATGCTAACTACAATGGTTCGTCGCGCTTTGCGCCGGGTAACCGCTTTGGTTTCTTCCCTGGTGTATCAGCCGGTTGGGTAATTTCCGAAGAATCATTTGTGAAGAACAAGCTAAACTGGATTGACCTGTTAAAGATCAGGGCTTCGCACGGTTCGTTAGGTAATGGTAACATCAGCAACTATCCTTATCAGTTTGTAATTAATACATCGCCACGTTACACTTTTGGCGGAGCATTAGTAACCGGTGCGGCCGTAACCAATGCATCAAACGCAGATATTAAGTGGGAAACTACAACCACTACCGATTTAGGCCTTGATTTTGGTTTTTGGAAAGGTAAACTTACCGGTACCATTGGTGTTTACAATCGTACAGCCAAAGACATACTTTACAACGTTCCGGTATCAAATACACTCGGACTTGGAGCGCCAACAATTAATGCGGGGTCGTTACGTAACCGCGGTCTTGAAGCTAACCTGACCTTCAATATGAAAAAGGGCGACTTCTTGTTAAGCGTGAGTCCTAATTTCTCTTACAACAAACAAAAAGTAACCGAAATTGCAGGCAACATACAACGTGTAATTCCAAACTTCTTTGTTGGCCAGCCCATGAACCCGATCTATGGTTATGTAGCTGATGGTATTTTCAGGGATGCCAGTGATGTGTCAAGTTACCCTGCACAGCCAACGCCGGGCCAGCCGGGAGTTATCCGCTTTAAAGACATCAGCGGCCCTAACGGCGTACCTGATGGTAAGGTTGATGCCACTTATGACCGTACCATTATTGGCTATAAAAACCCAACTACTTCATATGGTTTGCAAATTAACTCAGGCTACAAAGGCTTTGATTTTTCGGCCTTGTTTTCGGGCTTGGGAGGCTACACCGAGCAAATGGGCTCGTACATGGCATTTGCCTACTACAACGGGGGGAACATTCAGCAGTGGCAGGCCGATAATGCCTGGACACCGGCCAACCCCGATCCTAATGCTCAATACCCGCGTATTACAAGTTTAGGACAGGGAAGCGCAAACGTACAAACCAACTCGTTCTGGAACAGGTCTGGAACTTTCTTAAGGTTAAAAAACCTGCAGATCGGTTACACGCTTTCACCTTCACTTACCCAAAAGCTTCACTTATCTAAACTCAGAATATTTGCAGGTGGACAAAACTTGTTTAAATGGGATAAATTCTATACCGGTTGGGACCCAGAGAATATGCAAGGTTCAGGCGACCAGCCCAACTATTATCCAATTACTGCAATTTACACCTTTGGCTTTAATGTAAAACTCTAA
- a CDS encoding RagB/SusD family nutrient uptake outer membrane protein, giving the protein MREILNRKSLLLKTTVVLSVLISTTTGCKKDLLDKQPLSAISDATFWKTANDATLALNGVYDTGAGYTNYNFWSSLGMVNLDLAAGNGSEKESLPDNITNGALNTANGVTGTYYSSTYGQIARCNNFLTNVVQVTMDANAKNVMIAEVRAIRAYDYFNLALYFGDVPLVQKLLTTNEANSVTRTPKAEVWAFCEAELKAAAAALPNTVPTAQQGHMTAASTLAILGRLQMAQKKWADAATTYKSIMDMGAYSIDARYRELFLNAGENSAEILLSMQYIRDTYSHALLQYLTPETWGGWHQFSPFNELVKEFECTDGKPITQSPLYDRNNPYNNRDPRMDFNIMISDRTVFRGRTYSAKPGTTLVDRLDQYPGVWSGYAIYKFLEDDPNVATTSNDGNNFPLIRYSEVLLGYLESRLESGAGVDQALLDATINKVRGRAAVRMPAVTTLDPTALRTIIRRERRVEFPFEGLRYYDCLRWGIIASENSQQFTGMKLNNTPGFQVDADGYYIYKKRNFVVGRNELWPIPQSERDLNPKLTQNPGY; this is encoded by the coding sequence ATGAGAGAGATATTGAATAGAAAAAGTTTGTTACTTAAAACCACAGTTGTTTTAAGTGTACTTATATCAACTACAACAGGCTGTAAAAAAGACCTGCTTGATAAACAACCACTGTCGGCCATTTCAGATGCTACATTTTGGAAAACAGCTAACGATGCTACGCTTGCGCTTAACGGTGTGTATGATACAGGTGCCGGTTATACCAATTATAATTTTTGGTCGTCGCTGGGCATGGTCAATCTTGATTTGGCAGCCGGTAACGGTTCTGAAAAAGAATCGTTACCAGATAACATCACTAACGGTGCGTTAAACACGGCAAACGGTGTTACCGGTACGTATTACAGCAGTACCTACGGACAAATAGCACGTTGCAATAATTTTTTAACCAACGTTGTGCAGGTAACAATGGATGCCAACGCCAAAAATGTAATGATTGCCGAAGTACGTGCAATTCGTGCTTATGATTATTTTAACCTGGCATTATACTTTGGCGATGTTCCATTAGTGCAAAAGTTGTTAACTACCAACGAGGCCAACAGCGTTACGCGCACTCCAAAAGCTGAGGTATGGGCATTTTGCGAAGCCGAATTGAAAGCAGCCGCGGCTGCACTACCTAACACGGTACCCACTGCACAGCAAGGACACATGACCGCTGCAAGCACGCTGGCCATATTAGGCAGGTTGCAAATGGCACAAAAGAAATGGGCTGATGCGGCTACCACTTATAAATCCATTATGGATATGGGAGCCTATAGCATTGATGCGCGCTACCGCGAATTGTTCCTTAATGCCGGCGAAAACAGTGCCGAAATTTTGCTGTCGATGCAGTATATCAGGGATACTTACAGCCATGCTTTGCTGCAGTATCTTACCCCTGAAACATGGGGCGGATGGCACCAGTTTTCACCATTCAACGAGTTGGTGAAGGAGTTTGAATGTACCGATGGCAAACCTATTACACAATCGCCTTTGTACGACAGGAACAACCCTTACAATAACCGCGACCCGCGAATGGACTTCAATATCATGATATCTGATCGCACGGTATTTAGAGGACGTACCTATTCTGCCAAGCCGGGCACCACACTGGTCGATCGTTTAGATCAGTATCCGGGAGTTTGGAGCGGTTATGCCATTTATAAGTTTTTGGAAGATGATCCTAATGTTGCCACCACTTCAAATGATGGTAATAACTTTCCTTTGATTCGTTATTCCGAAGTATTGCTGGGCTACCTGGAATCGAGACTGGAATCAGGCGCGGGGGTTGACCAGGCATTGCTTGATGCCACCATTAACAAAGTACGTGGCCGTGCAGCAGTACGTATGCCTGCCGTTACCACTTTAGATCCTACGGCTCTGCGTACCATTATCAGGAGAGAACGCCGAGTAGAATTCCCGTTTGAGGGTTTACGTTACTATGATTGCTTGCGCTGGGGAATAATAGCATCTGAAAACAGTCAGCAATTTACTGGTATGAAATTGAATAATACACCAGGCTTCCAGGTTGATGCAGATGGCTATTACATCTACAAAAAACGGAATTTTGTTGTAGGTAGAAACGAATTGTGGCCAATACCACAATCAGAGCGTGATCTGAATCCCAAACTCACGCAAAATCCGGGGTATTAA